A genomic window from Halogeometricum borinquense DSM 11551 includes:
- a CDS encoding ABC transporter ATP-binding protein, producing the protein MIRVEGLRKTYGDFPAVVGSDFEVEEGEIFGVVGPNGAGKTTTLKMLSGLIEPTEGTARIGEYDAGDPEMRRHLGFLPEESPLYEDMTARSYLHFFADLYDVPREAATRRTEDTLDRLELEHRDRRLGDMSKGMKRKVAIARSLVNDPDLLIYDEPASGLDPLTTNYVLEFTRDLAERGKTVVFSAHNLYHVESVCDRVVIMNRGEIIARGTVPEIREQHGETSYHVFTTTAVENAETTDDGRYRRVVPDMDAVESVREEAEAADGEVVDIRTHEPSLEDIFLDLAGRPPETRADDRGRAAASQTDGGRSATGPERDQQEEDRIGGTQ; encoded by the coding sequence ATGATACGGGTTGAGGGGCTTCGCAAGACGTACGGCGACTTTCCCGCCGTCGTCGGAAGCGACTTCGAAGTCGAGGAAGGGGAGATATTCGGTGTTGTGGGACCGAACGGGGCAGGGAAGACCACGACGCTGAAGATGCTCTCGGGGCTTATCGAACCGACCGAGGGGACGGCGCGAATCGGCGAGTACGACGCCGGCGACCCGGAGATGCGCCGTCACCTCGGCTTTTTGCCCGAGGAATCGCCCCTGTACGAGGACATGACCGCGCGGTCGTATCTCCACTTTTTTGCGGATCTGTACGACGTGCCCCGGGAGGCGGCGACGCGCCGCACCGAGGATACGCTCGACCGACTCGAACTCGAACACCGCGACCGGCGGTTAGGAGATATGTCGAAGGGGATGAAGCGGAAGGTCGCCATCGCGCGCTCGCTGGTCAACGACCCCGACCTGCTCATCTACGACGAACCCGCGTCGGGATTGGATCCGTTAACGACGAACTACGTGTTGGAGTTCACCCGCGATTTGGCCGAACGCGGCAAGACCGTCGTGTTCAGCGCGCACAACCTCTACCACGTCGAGAGCGTCTGCGACCGCGTCGTCATCATGAACCGCGGCGAGATAATCGCCCGCGGCACAGTACCCGAAATTCGGGAGCAACATGGCGAAACAAGCTATCACGTATTCACGACCACCGCCGTCGAGAACGCGGAGACCACCGACGACGGCCGATACCGCCGTGTCGTCCCCGATATGGATGCCGTCGAATCGGTCCGCGAGGAGGCCGAGGCGGCGGACGGCGAAGTAGTTGACATCCGAACCCACGAGCCGAGTCTTGAGGACATTTTCTTGGACCTCGCCGGACGACCGCCCGAGACGCGCGCGGACGACAGGGGACGGGCCGCCGCCTCGCAAACCGACGGCGGCCGCTCCGCGACCGGCCCGGAGCGGGACCAACAAGAGGAAGACCGGATCGGGGGCACGCAGTGA